One genomic region from Procambarus clarkii isolate CNS0578487 chromosome 85, FALCON_Pclarkii_2.0, whole genome shotgun sequence encodes:
- the LOC138358703 gene encoding ovarian abundant message protein-like translates to MGQRLVKITEGKTGEFSEKWTGEFSEKWTEAAEIIEAAEIIEGAEIIEGAEIIEGAEIIEAAEIIEGAEIIEGAEIIEGAEIIEGAEIIEAAEIIEGAEIIEGAEIIEGAEIIEGAEIIEGAEIIEGAEIIEAAEIIEGAEIIEGAEIIEEAEIIEGAEIIEEAEIIEGAEIIEEAEIIEEAEIIEGAEIVEEAEIIEEAEIIEGAEIVEEAEIIEGAEIIEGAEIIEEAEIIEEAEIIEGAEIIEGAEIIEAASVIYRFLSDSSL, encoded by the exons ATGGGTCAAAGATTAGTGAAAATAACAGAGGGAAAGACAGGGGAATTTTCAGAAAAATGGACGGGTGAATTTTCAGAAAAATGGACAG AGGCAGCTGAGATTATAGAGGCAGCTGAGATTATAGAGGGAGCTGAGATTATAGAGGGAGCTGAGATTATTGAGGGAGCTGAGATTATAGAGGCAGCTGAGATTATAGAGGGAGCTGAGATTATAGAGGGAGCTGAGATTATAGAGGGAGCTGAGATTATTGAGGGAGCTGAGATTATAGAGGCAGCTGAGATTATAGAGGGAGCTGAGATTATAGAGGGAGCTGAGATTATAGAGGGAGCTGAGATTATAGAGGGAGCTGAGATTATAGAGGGAGCTGAGATTATTGAGGGAGCTGAGATTATAGAGGCAGCTGAGATTATAGAGGGAGCTGAGATTATAGAGGGAGCTGAGATTATAGAGGAAGCTGAGATTATAGAGGGAGCTGAGATTATAGAGGAAGCTGAGATTATTGAGGGAGCTGAGATTATAGAGGAAGCTGAGATTATAGAGGAAGCTGAGATTATAGAGGGAGCTGAGATTGTAGAGGAAGCTGAGATTATAGAGGAAGCTGAGATTATAGAGGGAGCTGAGATTGTAGAGGAAGCTGAGATTATAGAGGGAGCTGAGATTATAGAGGGAGCTGAGATTATAGAGGAAGCTGAGATTATAGAGGAAGCTGAGATTATAGAGGGAGCTGAGATTATAGAGGGAGCTGAGATTATAGAGGCAGCTTCCGTTATCTACAGATTCCTCTCAGATAGTTCGCTCTAA